In Bos taurus isolate L1 Dominette 01449 registration number 42190680 breed Hereford chromosome 17, ARS-UCD2.0, whole genome shotgun sequence, the genomic window ACAGGTGTGCCAAGTCCAGGATGCTCTGCCTCGTCACTCCTGGAAGAATGATGCCATCTAGCGGAGGAGTTGCCAGTTCTTCTTCTCCATCTTCATTTATCCAATAAAGAAAAAGAGTCATAGTCCCAACTTCAGTTATTTGATTATCTTCTCCATAGAGCCACAGAACCTGCTGACATGCATTTTCCACTGCTTCACATTGGGCAAAAAGAGATGAGCCATAACTCCCTCCCATCTTGCAGTCTCCGGTCCCACCTTTCCAGGCTCTTACATACTTCGGCCCACAGGGACACAGGATTAAAGCTTCCAGTGGAAAAATAAGGTCCCACTGGGCTCAAGATTACAAAGAGCAGGGCTTTAGTCGGCTTCTTGATTCCCAGAGAAGACTCAGTTCCAATGAACGTAGGACGGATATATAGACTCGCAAATGTTGAGTAGGGGACCCATTCCTCATCCAATTTCACAAGCTGCTGAATACACTCTAAAAGCTCTTTCTTGTCAAACGCCGGCAAAGTTGCCCTCATAGCAGATCGGTACATCCTATCCATGTTGAGGTTTGGCCAAAACAGACGAATTTTATTATCTACTCCCCGAAATGCCTTCAACCCTTCAAATAATTCCACAGCATAATGGAAAGCCGGTGAACCCGGATGCAGTGAGAGGTTTTGAAGAGGTTTGATGCGTGGTTTCTCCCATCCAAGCTCCAAGGACCACTCCACTGTTAACATGTGATCTGTAAAAACCGTTCCAAAAACCGGAGTACTGGAGTCTGGTTTTTCCTTTAAAACGGTGGCTCGTGTGATTATTAGATCTTCAGCCTTGAAAGTCTCCACCGCCTCTTTGGATCCGCCTTCTCCGGTACCTTCTGCGGAGCATCCATTATTGCAGTCCTGAGGGACGAGGGCCGCGGCGGCGGGGGGCGGGCTGGCCATGGGGAGCCTTCCGGGGCGCGCGGCAGCGGAGAGCGGCGGCGACACGCTGCGCCCGGCGCCACAAGCTCAGTTTGTCTTTTAGTCACCAGCATTTTGGACTCATTTTTCCTATACTAACTACCTGACAGTTCTTTTGACTTCAGCTAgctttgggatgcttcagagaGCTCCTGAGGCATctcgggggggcggggggggggggggaatatatatataaaaatatataattgacTATAATTTCTTGGTATGTTAAGTTGCACAGAAAGCATTGTCAAATGAATGATAAGCCTCCTCAGATTATACAATATGAACAAATGTTATTAATATACATACTAGAAATTGTTCAAAGTTCCTGAAATTTGTATATGTCCTGGTATAATGTTATAATTTTAGTTGTTATCTTAAAATTTTGCATGTCACAACTTGGATAAGCTTCTTTGCCAAGAAGAATTGTAATCAGATCTTAACCTTTGCCTTTTTAAGACTTTTATCATCCATAGGCAGCTAAGCTGATGCTTTGCAAAACTGCCATATCTTCAAAAAGAGTCACAGAGGACTTCATTGCCTGTCTAGTAAATAAGAATCCGCTTACTAATGCAGGGtcataggtttgattcctggttcaagaagattccacatgaggtagaccaactaagcccatgtgccccaactactcagcccacacacctagaacctgtgctctgcaacaagagaagccaccagaacCAGAGAAAGCACAGCAattaaaacccagtgcagccaaaaataaataaataagcaaataaatttttaaaaaaagggtcaTTGAAAGGATGTTTCTGATAAATTTTAAGTCATACTGCTAAACTAggcaagatattttaaaagtctaatgGAAACTCTGATTTCATAAcactgtccaaaaaaaaaaaaaaactatataggACTAAGTAAGCTGATAAatatagttgaatttttttttttttttttttgcctaaaataTTACTGGTTTTTAATCTGTGCTTATCAAGACTTGTTGACAAAACTCAGCCTCTGTTCACTGGTGCCGAATAGAAACAAGAGAGAGTTTCGGGTGAAGTAGAAAAAAGTAGCTTTTATTGCTTTGAGCCAGGCAGAGGGGGCCACAACAGGCTAATGAGTGTGTCTTGGAGGAGctagtgaggagttttatagtgttcaCAGAGCAGGGCATAAGCAACCCATGTTCAATTCTCAGATTGGTTGGCATCAAGGTAAAGTTTGAAGCATCATCAACTTTCGGGTTTCAACCTGTCTAGGTTTACAGTGTTGCAGTCAGGAGAGAGCCTGCTTCCTGTAAAAACAACTTGGGCATGTGTGTCAGGCCTTTATCTGTATCTTTTAGGAAACTTGGAGTCCAGTAATTCTTCTATGTGGGGGAATTAtagtctaaattgttaccagttccACACCTCAACAGCTATTCTTTGTTTCCACATCTTCACATTCCCCACTTGTTAACTCTTGAATCAGCCTTaacctcaaaaaacaagaaaacggGGCTTATACATGGTTTCACTCCTCCCGGACAGGGAAGACTGCTGCCCTGTCCTGCCTGCCTTCTACCACATGTGGTGGGGTGTCGCTCCAGGGCTTCACTTCACATATGTAAGATCCCCCATCCATTAAACCACTGATGTCTCTGTGGCCATCTCTGACTCCAGGCTTTTTCTCTTGTCTTGAGGCTGGGCAAGCACAGGGCATGCAGGCCTGCAGGTGCAGCCCAACaatttgtttaccaaacatttgctttccATCTGCATGTGAATTGCCTTCCTCCCCTTTGAGGTCCCAAACCACCATCCCCCACAcctcctcttttgtctttagctgaaggtGATGTTTAACGGGAAGGTCTGAGCCACCACTGTCACTGCCACTGCTGCACCTGCTGCTGGAGATCAGGAGAGCTGTGTTGTGCTTGTGTTTCATCAAGCACGTTTCCAACACACAGGGTGCAGACAGCGCACCTCGGGCTACTTCACTGCGTGTGGACAGGTGCCCCTCCAGTGAGGTTGCGGCTGTGTACACCTGCTGACAGTTGTGGCACCTGTGGGTTTATCTCTACAGGATGGAGTTGTGTGAGGCTTTCTCACAGCCTGGGTGAGCAATTTGTACGGCTTGTCCCTGGTGTGGATTTGGGTATGCTGCTGGAGGTGAGAGCGCTGGCAGAAGGATTTCCCACTGAAATTACAACTGTAGGGCTTAGCACCTGAGTGGATACAGGTGTGCTGGGCTGGGTGGGAGCTATTGGCAAAGGTCTTGGAACAGGGTGGGCACCTGTGGGGCTTGGCCCCAGTGAGTGACTTGGAGTGGATCTGCATCTCTGACCTGAGTAGAAAGTCAGGGAGCACATCCAGCACCTGAAGGTCTTGCTGTCTTTCTGATGACCATCCTCATCCTTAGGGGAAAAGACATATGGGTCATTCATCTTAGGCAGCCCTGATTCCAGCGCCTGGTTCTTCTTTCAGCCCCAGAGGCAGCCACAGTGCCagctccaccaccacctccttccTCTGCTGGGGTCAACGCTACGTTCTTAGTGATGTTGGGGACTACCTGCAGGGCTTGTGAGCTGGGGGAAGAGCTAAGACAGTCATGAGAGCTAAATGGGGAAGGTCTGAGCCGATGAGGCTGTGGTCACAAGGGAGCCTGAGAGGGATGTGATAACCAAACCAGGATGCTTGATTGACTCACTTCTCTTTTCCACCTCTGAGAACAGGAGACTCCAGCGGTCATCAGATCTGTTGATGGCACAGGGAACACCATAATGTTCTGTGTAATGGACACTTGGCTGGTCTGTCTTGGATTCTGTGTCCATACTGATGTCCAAGAGCAGGGACACCAAGGCAGGCACTGTCAGCAAGGTGGGGTAAGGGAGCAGAGCCAGCCCACAAGCCTTCTCTGGCAACAGCTGATCCTTCATCTTGTTAATGAAAATCATGTTCTCAGTCTGTCCTGAGGcccatgccaggcccccctggcTTCACAGCTACCACAGCAGCAGTAGCCACAGTCACCAAACTAACAGTCCCCTGGGGCAGTCTTGAAAGGTGGGGATGTGGGGACAGAAACTCCAACCCTCCATCCCAGCGTCCCTTTGACCTAAACCCCTATAAGACAGTGGAGCACCATAAGGACATCTGCCTCACTGTCACCTGCAGCCCCACCCTGGTGGTGCACCTGGTGAGCTTATAGAGACCTGTGCTGCTGTCCACtgggaagaaggggaggaagtCCTGGTCCCTTCTTTCCCCAACTCCTCTTAGTGGGAAAAGTCCTCTTCTTCTTGACAGACCATGGCTCCATCTCCCTGGGCACATCTCCGCAGGCACAGCCTTGGTTGACAGGATACCATCCTTCTTCCCAACTCCTCTTTGGAAGGAACGTCAGCCCTCCTGATGGGCAGAGTTCTGAGCTGGTGGTGTAATCGAGGAGCCTCCCCACCTAAGCAAAGGTTTTAAAATTGTAGGCTGGTGCTCAGGGAAGGTGTTCGCTAATGACCTCACCGAGACATTCCCAGCATGGGCACCAGCTCTCTCCTTACCCTCATAAAGCTCCAGACTCAGGCTGAGGAAGGACTAAAGGCTGGTCCTCCCAGATGTCAGATAAGAGGGACCCCTAAATGCAAGCAGCCTCCTGTTCTATTCTTGCTGGCAAAAGAATAGAGGTTCCTCCAgtacccccatccctgggagcgGTTGTCCTCCCCTCATGATCTCACTTAACTTCCTACCTAATGCTGGAAGGAGATGGGGAGTCAGATGCCCTTTATCTGTGAAGGGGCAAGGCCTTAGACGTGATTGCCAAGGGGCAGGAGATCCCCAAAGTGGTCAAGGGGGCTTAGAAGTGTGGGTTATGGTTTTCCTTGGAGCTTCTCACCTTCTCTGCCAGCTGAGGCCCTGTACTCTATCTCCCCATTCCCAGTCCAAGGAGCTGTGGATTCTTTGTGAAACCACACAAGAGGGGCTGAAGAAAAGGGGGAGTTTAGGGGAAATGCGATGACTGGACTTACCTTCCTAAGACCCATAGTCAGTTTCCAGACacagatttatatataaaaattgatatatgtatatatacccatTCATATGGCCATCTTTGTTGTAACCATTTCTGTGTTTATAAGTGCATtatctctgaaaaaaagaaaaggtgaggTTTTAGAGTATTTTGGAGAGTTACACAGTTTTCTTGGGTATATCTGTTATTAAACCTTTATGTGAccttctcctgttaatctgttttCATATCAACTTAAATCTAAGACCAGCCAGAAGAGGTGGAGGGAAATTCCTTCCTCCACATCAGCCAAACTTCCAAATTCTTCCTTAGCTCTCTGATCTACAACTTCTTCTCCCACCACCAGAATCCCTGTGTCTCCCTCACCTCGGCTGCAGTCCCCCTTTAATCTCTGTTCTCAGAAGCAACCTTCCATGAAACCATGTCCCCTAAAACTGAGCTCCTGTGCCAAGTTCATGACTAACCTCTCTATCCAAAACTTCACCCACTTTCTTGTCCCCTCTGACCTCAACCCTGTGCCCACTGAACACTCACCCCAGGGTCGTAGTGCTGTTGCAGGTTTCATCATTAACATACAAAGTCAGGTTGTTTCTCCAGAGCAAGGTTAGCTCACCTACACCCGAGCCGTGGACCACTTGGCCAGAGGACTGCAAACCCAGAGATATTCTGACCTTCAAAACTATGATTAAGAAATATCACAAGATAACAATGAACTCCAACCTCTTCATCTCCTCTCTGCTAGCTGTTTTGCCTCTGATGACACAGAAACCGGTGAAACACACAAACATTAAAAATGGCAATTATGAGGGCTGTTTCCTCTAAGACCATCTGGGTCTGCTTTTCCTTCCTGCGTGCATTCTCTCCCTTTCCTAACTAGGAACTACACAtgtctgctctttggaactcaggaaaggcCAAGGAGAATAAACCTttctctacaaacaagaaatgggggatATAGAGGGTCTTTTGTACCTGGGAGGACCCTGCAGAGTCCTGTTTGGTTTCAAcctcccctccccttttcttTGATCTTTCTCAGTCCTGAGGGGAGCACAGATGggacaagaaaaggaagaagaaaggatagAAAGCGGGGTCATAAACTCAGCAGGGGAACTCAGTTTAGGGGGACTCGATTCAGAAGCTTGATTTAATGACCGCCTTCCTACCATGAGTCCAGGGCTGAGCCAGGGGCAGGAGGGACAGCAGAATATTGCTTTCTCCCCAAAACTATCAACTTTCTGGAGACTCTTAGACACGTGATTCCCAGAGAACAGATACTACAGGAAGGAGGCAGACGACTACTTTGTGATTTGAATATCAGAGCTAGGA contains:
- the LOC785193 gene encoding LOW QUALITY PROTEIN: branched-chain-amino-acid aminotransferase, cytosolic-like (The sequence of the model RefSeq protein was modified relative to this genomic sequence to represent the inferred CDS: inserted 2 bases in 1 codon) — encoded protein: MASPPPAAAALVPQDCNNGCSAEGTGEGGSKEAVETFKAEDLIITRATVLKEKPDSSTPVFGTVFTDHMLTVEWSLELGWEKPRIKPLQNLSLHPGSPAFHYAVELFEGLKAFRGVDNKIRLFWPNLNMDRMYRSAMRATLPAFDKKELLECIQQLVKLDEEWVPYSTFASLYIRPTFIGTESSLGIKKPTKALLFVILSPVGPYFSTGSFNPVSLXGPKYVRAWKGGTGDCKMGGSYGSSLFAQCEAVENACQQVLWLYGEDNQITEVGTMTLFLYWINEDGEEELATPPLDGIILPGVTRQSILDLAHLWGEFKVSERHLTMDDLTTAVEENRVREMFGSGTACVVCPVSTTLYKDETIHIATMENGPKLASRILKKLTDIQYGREESDWTITVA